Proteins from a genomic interval of Callospermophilus lateralis isolate mCalLat2 chromosome 1, mCalLat2.hap1, whole genome shotgun sequence:
- the LOC143405081 gene encoding protein FAM221A produces the protein MERLRLPPGGAAAVDEYLEYRRIVGEDDGGKLFTPEEYEEYKKKVLPMRLQNRLFVSWRSPTGMDCKLVGPETLCFCTHRYKQHKTDFETIPQQRPIDLPCLVTGCQCRAYLFVPLNGTQPIRCRCKHFADQHSPAPGFTCNACSKCSGFHSSFTCACGQPAYAHDTVVETKQERMAQGKPVGQDVPFAAMGGLTGFSSLAEGYMRLDDSGIGAPSVEFLNSPLTAMDHPFLKALQGPSTSSPETLINVGTSSQDSSLRRPDEDDMAFFERRYQERVKMEKAAKMKGKSPLPSTTKPS, from the exons ATGGAGCGGCTGAGGTTGCCCCCCGGCGGCGCCGCGGCGGTGGACGAGTACCTGGAGTACCGCAG AATTGTTGGTGAGGATGATGGAGGGAAACTTTTTACTCCTGAAGAATATGAAGAATACAAAAAGAAAGTTTTACCTATGCGCTTACAGAACAGGTTATTTGTGAGCTGGCGATCACCAACAGGAATGGATTGTAAACTCGTTGGCCCAGAGACATTGTGTTTTTGTACACATAG gTATAAGCAACATAAAACTGACTTTGAAACAATTCCACAGCAGCGCCCCATTGATCTGCCTTGCCTAGTGACTGGCTGCCAGTGCAGGGCTTACCTTTTCGTGCCTTTGAATGGCACACAGCCCATTCGCTGCAGGTGCAAGCACTTTGCTGATCAACACAGCCCTGCACCTGGTTTTACATGCAATGCAT GTTCCAAGTGTTCAGGATTCCATAGCTCTTTCACATGTGCTTGTGGTCAGCCTGCATATGCCCATGACACAGTGGTGGAaacaaagcaagaaagaatggctCAGGGAAAACCAGTGGGACAGGATGTTCCTTTTGCAGCAATGGGAGGATTAACTGGTTTCAGCTCACTGGCAGAAGGCTACATGCGATTAGATGACAGTGGGATCG GTGCACCTTcagttgaatttttaaattccCCACTTACAGCCATGGACCACCCATTTCTAAAAGCATTGCAAGGACCATCTACTTCTTCTCCAGAAACACTAATAAATG TAGGTACAAGTAGTCAAGATTCTTCCTTAAGGAGACCTGATGAGGATGACATGGCTTTCTTTGAAAGGCGATATCAGGAAAGG